A single region of the Silene latifolia isolate original U9 population chromosome 8, ASM4854445v1, whole genome shotgun sequence genome encodes:
- the LOC141596958 gene encoding protein NRT1/ PTR FAMILY 5.10-like isoform X2 encodes MPLLTLMAALLFDRSTVAGDPLLISLALSLLTLLAMLPSTSSLNSKTVVNDLLGFSQPTKTFAIFFSLYLIAFGQSGHKPCVQAFGADQFDGQDPQESREKSSFFNWWYMGTNLGPLLVVSFLNYIQDNFGWALGFGIPCIVMVTALVVFLLGSLTYRYTVKSEEQSAFWRIGRVFAVATRNWNTKQSTIDVREEAQGFNPSHDSQLLRFLNKALVSSPTGSYDKNKECSMSEVEEAKAVLRLCPIWATCLVYAMVFSQQSTFFTKQGLTMDRSVGPSFSVPPSSLQSFIGLSIVLFIPIYDRVFVPTVRALTGKPAGITTLQRIGIGMFTSILSMVIAAMVEKKRLLTALQHGLMDLPNETVPMSVWWLVPQYVLFGVADVFTMVGLQEFFYDQVPTELRSVGLSLYLSVFGTGSLLSSLLVFIIDKTTGGGGGQDSWFANNLNRAHLDYFYLLLAGLSAIEIVLFVYFSKSYIYKRNSATL; translated from the exons GCGCTGAGCTTGCTCACTCTTTTAGCTATGCTGCCTTCTACCAGCTCCCTGAACAGCAAAACAGTCGTGAACGACTTGTTAGGTTTTTCACAACCGACTAAAACCTTCGCAATCTTCTTCTCTCTGTATTTAATTGCCTTTGGTCAATCTGGGCACAAGCCTTGTGTGCAAGCATTTGGAGCTGACCAGTTTGATGGGCAAGATCCTCAGGAAAGCAGAGAAAAAAGTTCTTTCTTTAATTGGTGGTACATGGGCACAAATCTTGGCCCTTTGCTTGTAGTGTCTTTCTTAAACTACATCCAGGACAACTTTGGTTGGGCGCTTGGATTTGGAATTCCATGCATTGTTATGGTAACTGCATTAGTGGTATTTCTGCTTGGAAGTCTGACCTATCGGTATACTGTGAAAAGTGAAGAACAAAGTGCATTTTGGAGGATTGGCAGAGTGTTCGCTGTGGCAACGAGGAATTGGAATACAAAACAGTCGACAATTGATGTCAGAGAGGAAGCGCAGGGATTTAATCCCAGTCACGATTCTCAACTACTTCG GTTTCTGAACAAGGCCTTAGTTTCTTCTCCTACCGGTTCTTATGACAAGAATAAAGAATGCAGCATGAGTGAAGTTGAGGAGGCAAAGGCGGTATTAAGACTATGTCCTATATGGGCTACCTGTTTGGTGTATGCCATGGTGTTTTCACAACAGTCAACTTTTTTCACTAAGCAAGGTCTTACTATGGACAGATCCGTTGGACCTTCATTTTCAGTCCCTCCTTCTTCATTACAAAGTTTTATTGGCCTCAGCATCGTCCTCTTTATTCCCATCTACGATCGTGTCTTTGTTCCTACAGTAAGAGCTTTAACCGGAAAACCTGCAGGAATAACAACGCTTCAAAGAATTGGCATAGGAATGTTTACTTCCATCCTGTCAATGGTAATTGCAGCCATGGTCGAAAAGAAACGTCTTTTGACAGCACTACAACACGGGTTGATGGATCTGCCAAACGAGACTGTCCCAATGAGTGTTTGGTGGCTCGTTCCTCAGTATGTGCTATTCGGTGTCGCTGATGTGTTCACCATGGTGGGCCTACAAGAGTTCTTTTATGACCAGGTCCCAACTGAGCTCAGGAGCGTGGGCCTATCGCTGTATTTGAGTGTGTTTGGGACGGGAAGCCTTTTGAGCAGCTTACTTGTCTTCATCATCGATAAAACtactggtggtggtggtggtcaagATAGCTGGTTTGCTAATAACCTGAACCGAGCCCATCTCGATTATTTCTATTTGTTACTTGCTGGTCTTAGTGCTATAGAAATTGTTCTTTTTGTGTATTTTAGCAAGTCTTACATATATAAAAGGAACAGTGCTACCTTGTAA